From Salinicoccus roseus, one genomic window encodes:
- a CDS encoding GntR family transcriptional regulator, translating into MDIKLSNRSDVPIYEQLKNEIIRLIMTGALRPGDPLLSMRRLAKELSISIITTKRAYQDLEAAGYVYSVVGKGTYVSEQNNENKREQLLIEVEKKLEELLSTAKKIDLSIDELVEMMKVMEEDQ; encoded by the coding sequence TTGGATATAAAATTATCCAACCGGAGCGATGTCCCGATATATGAGCAGCTGAAGAATGAAATCATACGCCTCATCATGACGGGCGCATTGAGGCCGGGTGATCCTTTATTGTCGATGCGTAGGCTGGCCAAGGAACTGAGCATCAGCATCATCACGACGAAGCGGGCATACCAGGACCTCGAAGCTGCCGGATATGTATATTCGGTCGTCGGAAAGGGCACATACGTCAGTGAACAGAATAACGAAAACAAAAGGGAACAGCTCTTGATTGAAGTCGAAAAGAAATTGGAGGAGTTGCTTTCAACAGCGAAGAAAATAGATTTGTCCATCGACGAACTGGTGGAAATGATGAAGGTGATGGAGGAGGATCAATGA
- a CDS encoding metal ABC transporter permease has product MIEALLEYEFIRYSFVSGLIAGLIAPLIGTFIVIRRLSLIADALSHVTLGGITFGVYLSSLIGMTINPLITGIIFSVMGALGIERLRTVYRHYQELAIPIIMSFGVALSVLFLSLADGFNQDLFGYLFGSISAVSSVDLILISVIGVIVLIFIYLMYKEMFLVSFDEEYANVMNINKWIHFMFIIVVALVISASMRIVGILLVSALMTLPVASAMRVTSSFRQLMFTSVIFGEVAVIVGLFMSFHLDISPGGTIVLVSLAILAATIILDRIGVKKRGEPIDSV; this is encoded by the coding sequence ATGATCGAGGCTCTGCTCGAATATGAGTTCATCCGGTATTCTTTCGTCAGCGGCCTGATTGCCGGGCTGATTGCGCCCCTCATCGGTACCTTCATCGTCATCAGAAGGCTGTCTTTGATCGCAGACGCACTCAGCCATGTCACCTTGGGCGGCATTACATTCGGCGTTTATCTGTCGTCGCTGATCGGTATGACCATCAACCCGCTCATTACAGGAATCATCTTCTCCGTCATGGGTGCCCTCGGCATCGAGCGGCTGCGTACAGTCTACAGGCACTACCAGGAGCTTGCCATACCGATCATCATGAGCTTCGGGGTGGCACTGAGCGTACTGTTCCTTTCACTCGCCGATGGATTCAACCAGGATCTGTTCGGATATCTCTTCGGAAGCATCAGTGCAGTGAGCAGCGTCGACCTGATTCTGATCTCCGTCATCGGAGTGATTGTCCTCATCTTCATCTATCTGATGTACAAGGAGATGTTCCTTGTTTCATTCGATGAAGAGTATGCGAATGTCATGAATATCAACAAGTGGATCCACTTCATGTTCATCATCGTCGTGGCACTCGTCATCAGTGCTTCAATGCGGATCGTCGGCATCCTGCTTGTCAGCGCCCTGATGACACTGCCTGTCGCTTCAGCGATGCGCGTCACTTCAAGCTTCCGCCAGCTGATGTTCACGAGTGTCATTTTCGGCGAAGTTGCGGTCATCGTCGGATTGTTCATGAGCTTCCATCTCGATATATCCCCAGGGGGCACGATTGTACTCGTTTCGCTGGCCATTCTGGCGGCGACCATAATTCTCGACCGTATAGGAGTGAAAAAACGTGGAGAACCGATTGATTCAGTATAA
- a CDS encoding 4-hydroxy-3-methylbut-2-enyl diphosphate reductase, with product MDIIKISPRGYCYGVVDAMVIARNASMDKTLPRPIYILGMIVHNKHVTDAFEEDGIVTLDGANRLEILEGINEGTVIFTAHGVSPQVKQRAKEKGLTCIDATCPDVEVTHQLIRERTREGYDVVYIGKKGHPEPEGAVGVSPDHVHLVETLDEVKALPEELAHKKLIVTNQTTMSQWDVGHLMDQLKEQYPHIEVHKEICLATQVRQEAVAEQAQEADLLIVVGDPKSNNSNRLAQVSKEIAHTNAYRISSLSELKTEWLEDIDSVAVTAGASTPTPIVKEVIDYIKEYDRENRSEPRSTVPKNKILPKIKKAKPVKIMD from the coding sequence ATGGATATTATTAAGATAAGCCCACGCGGGTATTGTTACGGTGTCGTAGATGCGATGGTGATCGCGCGGAATGCATCTATGGACAAGACACTGCCCCGCCCAATATACATTCTCGGCATGATCGTCCACAACAAGCATGTGACGGATGCGTTTGAAGAGGACGGCATCGTCACGCTCGATGGTGCCAACAGGCTTGAAATACTGGAAGGAATCAATGAGGGCACGGTGATCTTCACTGCCCACGGCGTTTCTCCACAGGTCAAACAGCGGGCCAAGGAAAAGGGGCTGACATGCATCGATGCTACATGCCCGGACGTCGAGGTGACCCACCAGCTCATACGTGAGCGGACTCGGGAAGGATACGATGTCGTCTATATCGGCAAGAAGGGCCACCCGGAACCGGAAGGCGCCGTCGGTGTGTCACCGGATCACGTCCATCTCGTCGAAACGCTCGACGAGGTCAAGGCGCTGCCTGAGGAACTGGCCCATAAGAAGCTCATCGTCACCAACCAGACGACGATGAGCCAATGGGATGTCGGCCATCTCATGGATCAGCTGAAGGAACAGTACCCGCACATCGAGGTCCATAAGGAAATATGCCTGGCAACGCAAGTGCGCCAGGAGGCGGTCGCCGAACAGGCACAGGAAGCAGATCTTCTGATTGTTGTAGGAGACCCGAAAAGCAACAACTCCAACCGTCTGGCACAGGTCTCGAAAGAGATCGCGCATACAAATGCCTACCGTATCAGTTCCCTGAGCGAATTGAAGACGGAATGGCTCGAGGATATAGATAGTGTGGCTGTAACAGCCGGTGCTTCCACACCAACCCCGATCGTCAAGGAAGTCATCGACTACATCAAGGAGTATGACAGGGAAAACCGTTCTGAACCGCGCTCTACAGTACCAAAGAACAAAATACTGCCAAAGATCAAGAAGGCGAAGCCTGTAAAGATCATGGATTAG
- a CDS encoding metal ABC transporter ATP-binding protein produces MDHPIFELKNISYTYRDKMETTPALKDINLSIHKGDFVALVGPNGSGKTTLIKLILGVLKLQSGEIYINGNSLRNFQAWQEVGYVSQKSNSFSKGFPATVSEVVLSGLTKAKGLFKRFRKEDYRKLEEVLDLLNISHLKDKNISLLSGGQTQRVFIARALINNPSILVLDEPTVGIDAKHVKEFYDVLFRLKEQSVTILLVTHDIGVVVDHADEVACLNEHLHFHGTNHEFKNLGEAELSKIYGFPLQLVSHDHERACCE; encoded by the coding sequence ATGGATCATCCGATATTCGAACTGAAAAACATCTCCTATACCTATAGGGACAAGATGGAAACAACACCCGCTTTGAAAGACATCAACCTCAGCATCCATAAAGGGGATTTCGTCGCCCTGGTGGGGCCGAACGGCTCCGGCAAGACGACGCTGATCAAACTGATACTCGGGGTCCTTAAACTTCAGAGTGGTGAAATATACATCAATGGCAACAGCCTGCGCAATTTTCAAGCATGGCAGGAAGTCGGGTATGTCTCCCAGAAATCAAACAGCTTCTCGAAAGGCTTCCCGGCAACAGTCAGCGAAGTCGTACTCAGCGGCCTGACGAAGGCCAAGGGATTGTTCAAGCGTTTCAGGAAGGAAGATTACCGGAAACTTGAAGAAGTGCTGGACCTCCTCAACATCAGCCACTTGAAGGATAAGAACATTTCACTCCTGTCAGGCGGACAGACGCAGCGTGTGTTCATCGCGCGGGCATTGATCAACAACCCGAGCATCCTCGTCCTCGACGAACCGACTGTCGGCATCGATGCGAAACACGTCAAGGAGTTCTATGATGTCCTGTTCAGGCTCAAGGAACAATCTGTGACGATTCTTCTCGTCACCCATGACATAGGGGTGGTCGTCGATCATGCGGACGAAGTCGCCTGTCTGAACGAGCATCTTCATTTCCATGGCACCAACCACGAATTCAAGAACCTGGGTGAAGCGGAACTGTCCAAGATCTATGGCTTCCCATTACAGCTCGTCTCACATGACCACGAAAGGGCGTGCTGCGAATGA
- a CDS encoding DEAD/DEAH box helicase, translating into MSNAFKRFRFSEQMLNAIESINFSHPTLVQERVIPKILKKENVVAQSETGSGKSHAFLLPIIHEINTEDAHTQAVITAPTRELAKQLYQMTLEILKSFPEIRAAAFIGGTDIERDVQKASKSPHIVIGTPTRIKDLRDKGGLNLHSVERLVIDEADLMIDLGFLEQIDSISSTVSDSAQFLVFSATIPEALRIFLRKYIGETEIIIIDQPRNKASIHYSLVPVKGDDKAAKVLALTQDITPYIGLIFANSKERADELFEYLNSNGVNVGLFHGGLKPRERTKEIKKIRELEYVWVVASDLASRGLDIDGASHVINYDIPKDIEFFTHRVGRVGRGAYTGTAVTLYTPDEEYLVNALESKGYKFIHEDLRKGELVEIKSRTERAKRKRKDSHLENQLSHKVKKPKKVKPGYRKKMKHELNTLKQQERMKHSKSRKKKR; encoded by the coding sequence ATGAGTAATGCATTCAAAAGATTCAGGTTCAGCGAACAGATGCTGAATGCAATCGAAAGTATAAATTTTTCCCATCCGACCCTCGTACAGGAGCGTGTCATCCCGAAGATCCTGAAGAAGGAGAACGTCGTGGCACAATCAGAGACGGGCAGTGGGAAATCACACGCCTTCCTCCTCCCCATCATACATGAAATCAACACGGAGGATGCACATACACAGGCTGTCATCACGGCACCGACGCGCGAACTGGCAAAGCAGCTGTACCAGATGACGCTTGAAATATTGAAGTCCTTCCCTGAAATCAGGGCTGCTGCCTTCATCGGCGGCACGGATATCGAAAGGGATGTGCAGAAGGCATCCAAGTCTCCCCACATTGTAATCGGTACGCCGACAAGAATCAAAGATTTGAGGGATAAGGGCGGCCTCAACCTCCATTCCGTCGAAAGGTTGGTCATCGATGAAGCCGATCTGATGATCGACCTCGGCTTCCTGGAACAGATCGACAGCATCTCTTCCACAGTCAGCGACTCGGCTCAGTTCCTCGTCTTCTCTGCGACCATACCGGAAGCGCTCCGGATCTTCCTCAGGAAGTATATCGGAGAAACCGAGATCATCATCATCGACCAGCCTAGGAACAAGGCATCCATCCACTACAGCCTGGTGCCTGTGAAAGGCGACGACAAAGCAGCCAAAGTGCTTGCGCTGACACAGGATATCACGCCATACATCGGCCTGATATTCGCCAACTCCAAGGAACGTGCCGATGAACTGTTCGAATACCTCAACAGCAACGGCGTCAATGTCGGCCTCTTCCACGGCGGCCTGAAGCCGAGGGAGCGGACCAAAGAGATCAAGAAAATCCGTGAACTTGAATATGTATGGGTGGTGGCGAGCGATCTGGCTTCAAGGGGTCTCGACATCGACGGTGCCTCCCATGTCATCAACTATGACATCCCGAAGGACATCGAATTCTTTACACACCGCGTTGGACGTGTGGGCAGGGGTGCCTATACGGGTACGGCCGTCACACTCTATACACCGGATGAGGAATACCTCGTCAATGCGCTTGAATCCAAAGGATACAAATTCATCCATGAGGACCTCAGGAAAGGCGAACTCGTCGAAATAAAATCAAGGACCGAACGCGCAAAGCGGAAACGCAAGGATTCCCATCTCGAGAACCAGCTTTCCCACAAGGTGAAGAAGCCGAAGAAGGTGAAGCCGGGCTACAGGAAGAAGATGAAGCACGAACTCAATACCCTGAAGCAGCAGGAGCGCATGAAGCACTCAAAGAGCAGGAAGAAAAAAAGATAG
- a CDS encoding Fur family transcriptional regulator, producing MIQYKERLKENRLKITQKRMRMIELFLQEDRYLSAKDIQELMNKDYPGISYDTIYRNLYTLKDIEVLEQTTLSGEMHYKIACTTHHHHHFICDECGDTKVIRYCPVETWQNELDDVEIKNHKVELYGLCGVCRRTRIS from the coding sequence TTGATTCAGTATAAAGAAAGGCTGAAGGAAAACAGACTTAAAATTACCCAAAAACGGATGCGCATGATTGAACTGTTTCTTCAAGAGGACAGGTATCTGAGCGCCAAGGATATACAGGAGCTGATGAACAAAGACTACCCAGGGATCAGCTACGATACGATCTACCGCAACCTGTATACGCTGAAGGATATAGAAGTGCTCGAACAGACGACATTGTCCGGTGAGATGCACTACAAGATCGCCTGCACCACGCACCACCACCATCACTTCATATGTGATGAATGCGGCGACACGAAAGTCATCCGCTACTGCCCGGTCGAAACATGGCAGAATGAGCTGGATGATGTGGAAATAAAAAACCATAAAGTTGAACTCTACGGCCTCTGTGGAGTATGCAGAAGAACCAGAATCTCATAG
- a CDS encoding Nif3-like dinuclear metal center hexameric protein, producing MKIRELMGILDDIAPFKDSEEWDNTGLLVGDLDDEATGILTTLDCAHGTVEEAVEKGANVIIAHHPLIFPKVSSITESGVGSIVRKLIRNDINLIAMHTNLDHQPHGVSHMIAEVLGYDQTEILIKHEYFYKKLRINIPKEDVEQLKQDLSAAGVGNQGDYSECFFEYPVKGQFRPNDEADPHIGTQGELEHVDEYIVEAIFEAAHEQQVIDALIEAHPYEEPAYDVLTLKKPSDKGLGVRFDYDDTLEALVDLIREKTGHDIVNVVNANTGRMNKVGIIGGSGMSYINEAFSQGVDVLVTGDVKYHEAYDAKLAGRNIIDVGHYMEVFMAEGLKLLVEDRIELPVHATSFTTNPFE from the coding sequence GTGAAGATTAGAGAACTGATGGGAATCCTTGATGACATCGCCCCCTTCAAGGATAGTGAAGAATGGGACAATACCGGGCTGCTGGTCGGGGATTTGGATGATGAGGCCACAGGCATTCTGACGACCCTTGACTGCGCGCACGGTACAGTGGAGGAAGCGGTTGAGAAGGGTGCAAATGTCATCATTGCCCACCACCCGCTGATTTTCCCGAAGGTTTCAAGCATTACGGAGTCCGGTGTGGGCAGCATCGTACGTAAACTGATCAGGAACGACATCAACCTTATCGCCATGCATACGAACTTGGATCACCAGCCGCATGGCGTCAGCCATATGATTGCAGAAGTGCTTGGATATGATCAGACGGAAATTCTCATCAAGCATGAATACTTCTATAAGAAGCTCAGAATCAATATACCAAAGGAAGATGTGGAACAGCTGAAGCAGGATCTTTCGGCTGCAGGGGTAGGCAACCAGGGCGACTATTCCGAATGCTTCTTCGAATATCCGGTGAAAGGACAGTTCAGACCGAATGACGAAGCGGATCCTCATATCGGTACGCAGGGGGAACTGGAGCATGTGGATGAGTATATCGTGGAAGCGATATTCGAAGCTGCGCACGAACAGCAGGTGATCGACGCGCTCATCGAAGCCCATCCATATGAGGAGCCCGCCTACGATGTGCTCACCCTGAAGAAGCCGAGCGACAAGGGGCTCGGCGTCAGGTTCGATTATGATGATACGCTCGAAGCGCTCGTCGACCTCATCAGGGAAAAAACAGGACACGACATCGTCAATGTCGTCAACGCCAACACAGGCAGGATGAATAAAGTCGGCATCATCGGCGGCTCCGGCATGAGCTACATCAATGAAGCCTTCTCGCAAGGTGTCGATGTGCTCGTCACGGGAGATGTAAAATACCATGAAGCCTATGATGCTAAACTTGCCGGCCGGAACATCATCGATGTCGGCCACTATATGGAAGTGTTCATGGCGGAAGGTCTGAAACTTCTGGTGGAGGATCGCATCGAACTGCCTGTACATGCGACCAGCTTCACCACCAATCCTTTCGAATAA
- a CDS encoding tRNA (adenine(22)-N(1))-methyltransferase has protein sequence MLDARLQKVSEFIVGEKLLDIGSDHAYLPIEAIRNGAVSQAICGEVVNGPFDSTVNNIRREGMEDLIEARFGSGLEVASPDDEVDTVTICGMGGPLIAEILEGGLHNLGGQPRLVLQANTYTYPIRKVLASSSYRIIDETVIRIGRHFYEIIVAEPGSSNYDEKQLIFGPILLEKREQAFIEKLERELEHQRNIYGNLKQNSSNTEKIDEVADTINALKEVLEQ, from the coding sequence ATGCTAGATGCAAGATTACAGAAAGTCTCAGAATTCATCGTCGGCGAAAAACTTCTCGACATCGGTTCCGATCATGCGTATCTTCCGATAGAGGCGATCAGGAATGGGGCCGTCAGCCAGGCGATATGCGGTGAGGTGGTGAATGGGCCATTCGATTCGACTGTGAACAATATCAGGAGGGAAGGCATGGAGGATCTCATCGAGGCGCGTTTCGGCTCAGGACTGGAAGTCGCCTCACCTGATGATGAAGTGGACACGGTCACCATCTGCGGCATGGGCGGCCCGCTCATCGCCGAAATACTTGAAGGCGGCCTCCATAACCTCGGCGGCCAGCCCCGGCTGGTGCTTCAGGCCAATACGTACACCTACCCGATACGGAAAGTGCTTGCATCATCCAGCTACCGCATTATCGATGAAACGGTGATCAGGATTGGACGGCATTTCTATGAAATCATCGTCGCTGAACCAGGTTCATCTAACTATGATGAAAAGCAGCTGATCTTTGGTCCGATCCTCCTTGAAAAGAGGGAACAGGCGTTTATCGAAAAGCTCGAAAGGGAACTGGAGCACCAACGGAACATTTATGGAAATTTGAAGCAGAACTCATCAAACACTGAAAAAATTGATGAAGTTGCTGATACGATAAATGCATTGAAAGAGGTGCTCGAACAGTGA
- the rpoD gene encoding RNA polymerase sigma factor RpoD — MADKNVKTTELKDVELFTSVEQVKNHLVEKGKTQGHLSHEEIADKLSSFELDADAMDEFFDEINENDIQLINEKDTTDSDEKLNLHDMSAPPGVKINDPVRMYLKEIGRVDLLSAQEEIELAKKIEQGDEVAKSRLAEANLRLVVSIAKRYVGRGMLFLDLIQEGNMGLIKAVEKFDFSKGFKFSTYATWWIRQAITRAIADQARTIRIPVHMVETINKLIRVQRQLLQDLGREPTPEEIGEEMDLPAEKVREILKIAQEPVSLETPIGEEDDSHLGDFIEDQEAQSPSDHAAYELLKEQLEDVLDTLTDREENVLRLRFGLDDGRTRTLEEVGKVFGVTRERIRQIEAKALRKLRHPSRSKRLKDFMD; from the coding sequence ATGGCAGACAAAAACGTAAAGACGACCGAACTGAAAGATGTCGAACTGTTCACATCTGTAGAGCAAGTCAAAAATCATCTGGTGGAGAAGGGGAAGACACAGGGTCATCTGTCTCATGAAGAGATTGCTGATAAACTGTCCAGCTTCGAACTCGACGCAGATGCCATGGATGAATTTTTCGATGAAATAAATGAGAATGACATCCAGCTCATAAATGAAAAGGATACCACAGACTCCGATGAAAAACTCAATCTTCATGATATGAGCGCACCACCTGGAGTGAAGATAAACGACCCGGTAAGGATGTACCTCAAGGAAATCGGCCGGGTGGACCTGCTCAGTGCCCAGGAAGAGATAGAGCTCGCCAAGAAGATCGAGCAGGGTGATGAGGTCGCAAAAAGCCGCCTGGCTGAGGCCAACCTCCGCCTCGTCGTCAGCATCGCCAAAAGGTATGTCGGACGCGGCATGCTCTTCCTCGACCTGATCCAGGAAGGGAACATGGGCCTGATCAAAGCCGTCGAAAAGTTCGACTTCTCCAAAGGCTTCAAGTTCTCCACCTATGCTACATGGTGGATCAGACAGGCCATCACACGTGCCATCGCCGACCAGGCGCGGACCATCCGTATCCCAGTCCACATGGTGGAAACGATCAACAAGCTGATCCGTGTCCAGCGTCAGCTGCTCCAGGATCTGGGTCGCGAACCGACACCGGAAGAAATCGGGGAGGAAATGGATCTGCCTGCTGAGAAGGTCAGGGAAATCCTCAAGATTGCACAGGAGCCCGTCTCCCTTGAAACACCGATCGGGGAAGAGGACGACAGCCACCTTGGGGACTTCATCGAAGACCAGGAAGCGCAGAGCCCATCCGATCATGCTGCCTATGAACTTCTGAAGGAACAGCTCGAGGATGTACTCGATACCCTCACAGACAGGGAAGAAAATGTACTCAGACTCCGTTTCGGCCTGGATGACGGCAGGACAAGGACGCTGGAGGAAGTGGGCAAAGTTTTTGGTGTGACCCGTGAGCGCATCAGGCAGATTGAAGCCAAAGCCCTCAGGAAGCTGAGGCATCCAAGCAGAAGCAAGCGCCTCAAAGACTTCATGGATTGA
- a CDS encoding c-type cytochrome produces the protein MNRNPIVPFILIIFLGIGLVFLLSSQGANEEEGGGEETASEEGGEGGGEEASSGDFDAEGFARDNCASCHGQDFSGGMGPALAGTSLAEEDFTTTVREGRGSMPAFSQDQIADEDLSTLYQFFSEQ, from the coding sequence ATGAATCGTAATCCGATTGTGCCTTTTATACTTATCATCTTCCTAGGCATCGGGCTTGTATTCCTGCTTTCTTCTCAAGGCGCCAATGAAGAAGAAGGCGGCGGAGAAGAGACTGCCAGCGAAGAAGGTGGAGAAGGCGGAGGCGAAGAGGCTTCATCAGGAGACTTTGACGCTGAAGGTTTTGCACGTGACAACTGTGCATCCTGTCATGGACAGGACTTCTCAGGCGGTATGGGACCTGCACTGGCGGGCACCAGCCTTGCTGAAGAAGACTTCACTACTACAGTAAGGGAAGGTCGCGGATCCATGCCTGCATTCAGTCAGGATCAGATCGCAGATGAAGACCTGTCTACACTGTATCAGTTCTTCTCAGAACAATAA
- a CDS encoding deoxyribonuclease IV → MLIGSHVSMSGKKMLEAASISAHNYGANTFMIYTGAPQNTRRKKIEDLNIEAGKRHMADHGMSKIVVHAPYIINIANSEREGVFEHGVEFLQEEIVRTEHLGSNQIVLHPGSHVGTGAERGIRSIVEGLNEVLTNDNDVQIALETMAGKGSEVGRTFEEIAQIIDGVTNNERLSVCFDTCHVHDAGYDIVNDFDGVLDEFDRIIGKDRIKVLHINDSKNERGAHKDRHENIGFGHIGFDALSYIINHSDFGDIPKILETPFVGPDKKNRIAPYAHEIEMIRNGKFNPSLKEEINPMMEGIEE, encoded by the coding sequence ATGCTTATAGGATCACACGTTTCAATGAGCGGCAAGAAAATGCTGGAGGCGGCAAGCATCAGTGCCCATAATTATGGTGCCAATACATTCATGATCTACACCGGTGCACCGCAGAACACGAGAAGGAAGAAGATAGAAGACCTGAACATAGAAGCCGGCAAGCGCCACATGGCGGATCATGGGATGTCCAAAATCGTCGTCCATGCACCCTACATCATAAATATCGCCAATTCCGAACGTGAAGGTGTATTCGAACACGGTGTGGAATTCCTGCAGGAGGAGATCGTGCGGACCGAGCACCTCGGCAGCAATCAGATCGTCCTTCACCCCGGCAGTCACGTCGGTACTGGAGCAGAGCGTGGCATCAGATCGATCGTCGAAGGGCTAAATGAAGTGCTGACGAACGACAACGATGTCCAGATTGCACTCGAAACGATGGCGGGCAAAGGTTCCGAAGTCGGCCGCACATTTGAAGAGATTGCACAGATCATCGATGGTGTGACGAATAATGAAAGGCTGAGCGTATGCTTCGACACATGCCACGTGCACGATGCAGGATACGACATCGTCAATGACTTCGACGGGGTGCTGGATGAATTCGACCGCATCATAGGCAAGGACCGCATAAAAGTCCTCCACATCAACGATTCCAAAAATGAACGGGGCGCCCACAAGGACCGCCACGAAAACATCGGTTTCGGCCATATCGGTTTCGATGCCCTTTCATACATCATCAACCATTCCGATTTCGGGGACATACCGAAAATACTCGAAACACCATTCGTCGGACCGGATAAGAAGAACAGGATAGCACCCTATGCCCACGAGATTGAAATGATCAGGAACGGCAAGTTCAATCCTTCCCTTAAAGAGGAGATCAATCCGATGATGGAAGGAATAGAGGAGTAG